Genomic DNA from Rathayibacter sp. VKM Ac-2759:
ACCATCCAGTGCGAGCCCGAAGAGTTCTCCGAGACCACGAACCTGATCTAGGCACCGATGAGCACCGACACCCCCGACTCCCCGCCCGCAGCGCCCGTCACCGCGCTTCCTGTCGACGCGATGCCCTCGACCTCGATGATCGAGGATCTCGCCGACGTCTTCGGGCTCCTCGGCGATCCCGGACGCCTGCGGATCCTCATCACCCTGCTCCCCGGCCCCCGCACCGTCGGCGAGCTCGCCGAGCACAGCGGCCTCAGCCCCTCCGCGACCTCGCACGCGCTGCGGCTGCTGCGCTCGCACCGCGTCGTCGAGGCGCACCGTACCGGCCGGAGCGCGTCGTACACGATCGCCGACGAGCACGTGCGCGAGTTCCTCGAACGCGGTCTCGAGCACATCGGTCACACCGTCCTCGTGCACACGCTCCCCCGCACCTCCCACACCGGGACCGACGAGCGCTCCGGCACGGACTGCTCCCGCGAACCCTGACCCGAGCATCCCCTGCTCCACCGTTTCTGCCGACCTCCGGCCTGACAGAAAGCACCCCATGAAAACCAGCACCAAGGTCAACCTCATCGCGATCGGCGCCGTCGTCCTGATCGTCGTGGTCATCGCGGCGATCACGACGTTCCGCCCGTTCTCACCCTCTCGCGAGGAGGTCGCCGCGTCGACCGCGGTGCTGGAGGAGAACACCCACCGTCTCGACGTCGCCGAGAACGGGGAAGTGACGTTGGTGGAGTTCCTCGACTTCGAATGCGAGGTCTGCGGGCAGGTGTACCCGACCATCGAGGAACTGCGGGAGGAGTACGCCGGCCGGGTCACGTTCGCGACCCGCTACTTCCCGATCCCCTCGCACCGCAATTCGAAGAACGCGGCGATCGCGGTCGAGGCCGCCGCGCAGCAGGACCGGTTCGAGGACATGTACGACCGGATGTTCCAGACGCAGGCCAGCTGGGGCGAGAGCCAGGACTCCAAGGCCGACGTGTTTCGCGGCTTCGCCCAGGAGCTCGGGCTGGACATGGCCCAGTTCGACGCCGACGTCGCCGACCCGGCCACCGCCGAGCGCGTCGATTTCGATTTCCAGGCCGGTCAGGACCTCGGCGTGCAGGGCACCCCCACCATCTTCGTCAACGACGAGGCGATCGATCTTCAACGACTCGACGACATCAAGGCGGCCCTCGACGCCGCGCTCGCCTCGTGACCGGCGTCCCGCGACGCACCCTGCTCACCCTCCCGGTGATCGCGGCCGTCGCGCTGGCCACGACCGGCTGCGCCCAGGATGAGCTGTCGGAGCAGTACCGGACCGGGTCGAACAAGAACTACGTCGCCGGCGACGGGACCGTCGTCGAGTGGCCCGCCGAGACCCGAGGCGAGCCGGTGGAGTTCACCGGGCTCAGCGAGACGGGCGAGACGATCACGGCCGAGGACTATCGCGGCACGGTCCT
This window encodes:
- a CDS encoding metalloregulator ArsR/SmtB family transcription factor, with the protein product MSTDTPDSPPAAPVTALPVDAMPSTSMIEDLADVFGLLGDPGRLRILITLLPGPRTVGELAEHSGLSPSATSHALRLLRSHRVVEAHRTGRSASYTIADEHVREFLERGLEHIGHTVLVHTLPRTSHTGTDERSGTDCSREP
- a CDS encoding thioredoxin domain-containing protein, whose translation is MKTSTKVNLIAIGAVVLIVVVIAAITTFRPFSPSREEVAASTAVLEENTHRLDVAENGEVTLVEFLDFECEVCGQVYPTIEELREEYAGRVTFATRYFPIPSHRNSKNAAIAVEAAAQQDRFEDMYDRMFQTQASWGESQDSKADVFRGFAQELGLDMAQFDADVADPATAERVDFDFQAGQDLGVQGTPTIFVNDEAIDLQRLDDIKAALDAALAS